A window of Carassius carassius chromosome 44, fCarCar2.1, whole genome shotgun sequence contains these coding sequences:
- the LOC132126334 gene encoding serine/threonine-protein kinase Nek4-like isoform X1: MDSYSFVRVVGKGSYGEVNLVRHRSDRKQYVIKKLNLRTSSRRERRSAEQEAQLLSQLKHPNIVTYRESWEGEDCQLYIVMGFCEGGDLYHRLKQQKGELLPERQVVEWFVQIAMALQYLHEKHILHRDLKTQNIFLTKTSIIKVGDLGIARVLESQNDMASTLIGTPYYMSPELFSNKPYNYKSDVWALGCCVYEMATLKHAFNAKDMNSLVYRIVEGKLPQMPSKYDPHLGELIKRMLCKKPEDRPDVKHILRQPYIKQQISRFLEATKEKTAKSRKNAANSKPSSAGSDASTKPNHDAVQPQCLNSESKARGRKVEENHLNRQKPCNDAVEKVLLNPHLPPKSPSRDIFNSTGPSTATISNIDIEIQSQEQKQRKTKKPSSHQNHKPLPSVSKRREKEEKEDPAQTQALGVSRAEDKMSANGLISQNSTTPKPADQTKMLSKNQALNASMDLKDDTMKLLREAGMEDIPHEPMEQHHNAETKSESHRKTVDDNLSNACCVLKDVPTGSSTEESEGSLDSTEKLLKPVPDILMESALALSDQSRPFLQHSSSSSEPSMSRQRRQKKDKSLDDQNSHQLSSVDIAQVKAVPRPLPPLPEDVPSVNNEQKGHSEKNRPDNLSSSAQNCPEQQNRPLSARERRRLKQLQENSRLQAVSAVKRVPCDVPSLDSKQTDHPDCPRPASTTLETRKERKCSWRQSDDEDCSSSTSSTERSEGDYRERKFETNEMQDLVQMMTQTLHMDARDVSFEPGSSRSHSTPLPEFKLNRKYRDTLMLHGKSREGQGDNQISGFPLDDSTGPAKVRRVIEHLRTDVVKGLGVKLLDRVLDIMQQEDEEKREAS, from the exons ATGGACAGTTACTCATTCGTGAGAGTTGTGGGGAAGGGGAGCTATGGGGAGGTGAATCTGGTCAGACACAGGTCAGACCGGAAACAG TATGTGATCAAGAAGCTGAACCTGAGAACATCCTCCAGACGCGAACGGCGGTCTGCGGAGCAGGAAGCACAGCTCCTCTCACAGCTCAAGCATCCCAACATCGTCACCTACAGGGAATCATGGGAAGGCGAGGACTGTCAGCTTTACATTGTGATGGGATTCTGTGAGGGAGGAGATCTTTACCACAGACTCAAACAGCAGAAGGGAGAACTACTTCCTGAGAGACAGGTTGTGGAGTGGTTTGTTCAGATTGCCATGGCCCTTCAG TATTTACACGAGAAGCACATTCTGCATCGAGATCTGAAAACGCAGAATATCTTCTTGACCAAGACCAGCATAATCAAAGTGGGTGATCTGGGCATCGCGCGGGTCCTGGAGAGTCAGAACGACATGGCCAGCACTCTGATCGGCACACCTTACTACATGAGTCCAGAACTCTTCTCCAACAAACCGTACAACTACAAG TCAGACGTGTGGGCCCTGGGATGTTGCGTGTATGAAATGGCAACTCTAAAACATGCTTTCAACGCAAAAGACATGAACTCTCTCGTGTACCGCATCGTAGAAGGGAAG TTGCCCCAGATGCCGAGTAAATACGACCCCCATTTGGGAGAACTGATCAAGCGGATGCTGTGTAAGAAACCGGAGGACAGGCCAGACGTCAAACACATCCTTCGACAGCCGTACATCAAGCAGCAGATCTCCAGGTTCCTGGAGGCCACGAAAGA AAAAACAGCCAAATCACGGAAGAATGCAGCGAACAGCAAACCGAGCAGTGCTGGATCTGATGCATCAACCAAACCCAATCATGACGCTGTTCAGCCACAATGCCTTAACTCTGAATCAAAGGCCAGAGGAAGAAAG GTTGAAGAAAACCACTTGAACCGACAAAAACCCTGTAATGATGCAGTGGAAAAAGTGCTTCTGAACCCACACTTGCCCCCTAAATCTCCAAGTCGGGACATTTTTAACTCAACAGGTCCATCTACAGCAACAATCAGCAATATAGACATTGAAATCCAATCCCAGgaacaaaaacagagaaaaaccAAAAAACCCAGCAGCCATCAGAACCACAAGCCGCTGCCATCTGTGAGcaagaggagagagaaagaggagaaagAAGATCCTGCTCAGACACAAGCATTAGGTGTCAGCAGAGCCGAGGATAAGATGTCAGCGAATGGACTGATATCTCAAAACTCAACTACACCCAAGCCCGCAGATCAAACTAAAATGCTAAGCAAGAATCAGGCTCTTAATGCAAGTATGGACCTTAAAGACGACACAATGAAGCTTCTGCGTGAGGCAGGGATGGAGGACATCCCACACGAGCCTATGGAACAACATCACAATGCTGAGACAAAGTCGGAGAGCCACAGAAAGACTGTTGATGATaatcttagcaatgcatgttGTGTCCTAAAGGATGTTCCTACTGGAAGTTCAACTGAGGAGAGTGAG GGAAGTTTAGACTCCACAGAGAAACTACTCAAGCCTGTTCCTGACATTTTAATG gaGTCCGCTTTAGCTCTCTCCGATCAAAGCAGACCATTTCTTCAgcactcttcctcttcctctgaaCCGTCCATGTCACGTCAGCGCAGGCAGAAGAAAGACAAGTCCCTCGATGACCAGAACAGCCATCAACTGAGCAGCGTGGACATTGCacag GTCAAAGCAGTGCCCAGACCTCTGCCGCCTCTTCCAGAAGATGTCCCATCAGTAAACAATGAACAGAAAGGCCACTCGGAGAAAAACAGACCTGACAATCTCTCGTCCTCTGCCCAGAATTGTCCAGAGCAGCAG AATCGTCCACTGTCAGCCAGGGAACGGAGAAGACTGAAGCAATTACAGGAGAACTCCAGACTACAAG CTGTGTCCGCTGTCAAAAGGGTGCCTTGTGATGTCCCCTCATTAGACAGTAAGCAGACAGACCATCCAGACTGCCCAAGACCTGCCAGCACAACTTTGGAAACAAGAAAG GAGAGGAAGTGCTCATGGAGACAGTCTGATGATGAAGATTGTAGTTCCTCCACCAGCTCCACTGAACGTTCAGAGGGCGACTACAGAGAACG aaagttTGAGACCAATGAGATGCAAGACTTGGTCCAAATGATGACACAAACATTACACATGGATGCCAGAGATGTATCATTTGAACCAGGTAGTTCAAGATCCCACTCCACTCCACTGCCTGAGTTCAAGCTAAACAGGAAGTACAGGGACACGCTGATGCTTCATGGGAAATCCAGAGAGGGACAGGGAGATAACCAAATCAGTGGCTTCCCATTAG ACGACAGCACGGGTCCAGCAAAGGTCAGGAGAGTGATCGAGCACTTGCGTACAGATGTGGTTAAAGGACTCGGGGTGAAGCTATTGGACAGAGTCCTGGACATCATGCAGCAAGAGGATGAAGAGAAGAGAGAGGCAAGTTAA
- the LOC132126334 gene encoding serine/threonine-protein kinase Nek4-like isoform X2 — MDSYSFVRVVGKGSYGEVNLVRHRSDRKQYVIKKLNLRTSSRRERRSAEQEAQLLSQLKHPNIVTYRESWEGEDCQLYIVMGFCEGGDLYHRLKQQKGELLPERQVVEWFVQIAMALQYLHEKHILHRDLKTQNIFLTKTSIIKVGDLGIARVLESQNDMASTLIGTPYYMSPELFSNKPYNYKSDVWALGCCVYEMATLKHAFNAKDMNSLVYRIVEGKLPQMPSKYDPHLGELIKRMLCKKPEDRPDVKHILRQPYIKQQISRFLEATKEKTAKSRKNAANSKPSSAGSDASTKPNHDAVQPQCLNSESKARGRKVEENHLNRQKPCNDAVEKVLLNPHLPPKSPSRDIFNSTGPSTATISNIDIEIQSQEQKQRKTKKPSSHQNHKPLPSVSKRREKEEKEDPAQTQALGVSRAEDKMSANGLISQNSTTPKPADQTKMLSKNQALNASMDLKDDTMKLLREAGMEDIPHEPMEQHHNAETKSESHRKTVDDNLSNACCVLKDVPTGSSTEESEESALALSDQSRPFLQHSSSSSEPSMSRQRRQKKDKSLDDQNSHQLSSVDIAQVKAVPRPLPPLPEDVPSVNNEQKGHSEKNRPDNLSSSAQNCPEQQNRPLSARERRRLKQLQENSRLQAVSAVKRVPCDVPSLDSKQTDHPDCPRPASTTLETRKERKCSWRQSDDEDCSSSTSSTERSEGDYRERKFETNEMQDLVQMMTQTLHMDARDVSFEPGSSRSHSTPLPEFKLNRKYRDTLMLHGKSREGQGDNQISGFPLDDSTGPAKVRRVIEHLRTDVVKGLGVKLLDRVLDIMQQEDEEKREAS, encoded by the exons ATGGACAGTTACTCATTCGTGAGAGTTGTGGGGAAGGGGAGCTATGGGGAGGTGAATCTGGTCAGACACAGGTCAGACCGGAAACAG TATGTGATCAAGAAGCTGAACCTGAGAACATCCTCCAGACGCGAACGGCGGTCTGCGGAGCAGGAAGCACAGCTCCTCTCACAGCTCAAGCATCCCAACATCGTCACCTACAGGGAATCATGGGAAGGCGAGGACTGTCAGCTTTACATTGTGATGGGATTCTGTGAGGGAGGAGATCTTTACCACAGACTCAAACAGCAGAAGGGAGAACTACTTCCTGAGAGACAGGTTGTGGAGTGGTTTGTTCAGATTGCCATGGCCCTTCAG TATTTACACGAGAAGCACATTCTGCATCGAGATCTGAAAACGCAGAATATCTTCTTGACCAAGACCAGCATAATCAAAGTGGGTGATCTGGGCATCGCGCGGGTCCTGGAGAGTCAGAACGACATGGCCAGCACTCTGATCGGCACACCTTACTACATGAGTCCAGAACTCTTCTCCAACAAACCGTACAACTACAAG TCAGACGTGTGGGCCCTGGGATGTTGCGTGTATGAAATGGCAACTCTAAAACATGCTTTCAACGCAAAAGACATGAACTCTCTCGTGTACCGCATCGTAGAAGGGAAG TTGCCCCAGATGCCGAGTAAATACGACCCCCATTTGGGAGAACTGATCAAGCGGATGCTGTGTAAGAAACCGGAGGACAGGCCAGACGTCAAACACATCCTTCGACAGCCGTACATCAAGCAGCAGATCTCCAGGTTCCTGGAGGCCACGAAAGA AAAAACAGCCAAATCACGGAAGAATGCAGCGAACAGCAAACCGAGCAGTGCTGGATCTGATGCATCAACCAAACCCAATCATGACGCTGTTCAGCCACAATGCCTTAACTCTGAATCAAAGGCCAGAGGAAGAAAG GTTGAAGAAAACCACTTGAACCGACAAAAACCCTGTAATGATGCAGTGGAAAAAGTGCTTCTGAACCCACACTTGCCCCCTAAATCTCCAAGTCGGGACATTTTTAACTCAACAGGTCCATCTACAGCAACAATCAGCAATATAGACATTGAAATCCAATCCCAGgaacaaaaacagagaaaaaccAAAAAACCCAGCAGCCATCAGAACCACAAGCCGCTGCCATCTGTGAGcaagaggagagagaaagaggagaaagAAGATCCTGCTCAGACACAAGCATTAGGTGTCAGCAGAGCCGAGGATAAGATGTCAGCGAATGGACTGATATCTCAAAACTCAACTACACCCAAGCCCGCAGATCAAACTAAAATGCTAAGCAAGAATCAGGCTCTTAATGCAAGTATGGACCTTAAAGACGACACAATGAAGCTTCTGCGTGAGGCAGGGATGGAGGACATCCCACACGAGCCTATGGAACAACATCACAATGCTGAGACAAAGTCGGAGAGCCACAGAAAGACTGTTGATGATaatcttagcaatgcatgttGTGTCCTAAAGGATGTTCCTACTGGAAGTTCAACTGAGGAGAGTGAG gaGTCCGCTTTAGCTCTCTCCGATCAAAGCAGACCATTTCTTCAgcactcttcctcttcctctgaaCCGTCCATGTCACGTCAGCGCAGGCAGAAGAAAGACAAGTCCCTCGATGACCAGAACAGCCATCAACTGAGCAGCGTGGACATTGCacag GTCAAAGCAGTGCCCAGACCTCTGCCGCCTCTTCCAGAAGATGTCCCATCAGTAAACAATGAACAGAAAGGCCACTCGGAGAAAAACAGACCTGACAATCTCTCGTCCTCTGCCCAGAATTGTCCAGAGCAGCAG AATCGTCCACTGTCAGCCAGGGAACGGAGAAGACTGAAGCAATTACAGGAGAACTCCAGACTACAAG CTGTGTCCGCTGTCAAAAGGGTGCCTTGTGATGTCCCCTCATTAGACAGTAAGCAGACAGACCATCCAGACTGCCCAAGACCTGCCAGCACAACTTTGGAAACAAGAAAG GAGAGGAAGTGCTCATGGAGACAGTCTGATGATGAAGATTGTAGTTCCTCCACCAGCTCCACTGAACGTTCAGAGGGCGACTACAGAGAACG aaagttTGAGACCAATGAGATGCAAGACTTGGTCCAAATGATGACACAAACATTACACATGGATGCCAGAGATGTATCATTTGAACCAGGTAGTTCAAGATCCCACTCCACTCCACTGCCTGAGTTCAAGCTAAACAGGAAGTACAGGGACACGCTGATGCTTCATGGGAAATCCAGAGAGGGACAGGGAGATAACCAAATCAGTGGCTTCCCATTAG ACGACAGCACGGGTCCAGCAAAGGTCAGGAGAGTGATCGAGCACTTGCGTACAGATGTGGTTAAAGGACTCGGGGTGAAGCTATTGGACAGAGTCCTGGACATCATGCAGCAAGAGGATGAAGAGAAGAGAGAGGCAAGTTAA